Proteins encoded by one window of Papio anubis isolate 15944 chromosome 7, Panubis1.0, whole genome shotgun sequence:
- the MLH3 gene encoding DNA mismatch repair protein Mlh3 isoform X11 codes for MSYLRMVAVDVSSGQAESLAVKIHNILYPYRFTKEMIHSMQVLQQVDSKFIACLMSTKTEENGEAGGNLLVLVDQHAAHERIRLEQLIIDSYEKQQAQGSGRKKLLSSTLIPPLEITVTEEQRRLLWCYHKNLEDLGLELVFPDTSDSLVLVGKVPLCFVEREANELRRGRSTVTKSIVEEFIREQVELLQTTGGIQGTLPLTVQKVLASQACHGAIKFNDGLSLQESCRLIETLSSCQLPFQCAHGRPSMLPLADIDHLEQEKQIKPNLAKLRKMAQAWRLFGKAECDTTQSLQQSMPPCEPP; via the exons ATGTCGTACTTGAGAATG GTTGCTGTTGATGTAAGCAGTGGCCAGGCTGAGAGCTTAGCAGTTAAAATTCACAACATCTTGTATCCCTATCGTTTCACCAAAGAAATGATTCATTCAATGCAG GTTCTCCAGCAAGTCGATAGCAAGTTTATTGCCTGCTTGATGAGCACTAAGACTGAAGAGAATGGCGAGGCAG GTGGAAACCTGCTCGTGCTGGTGGATCAGCACGCTGCCCATGAGCGTATCCGTCTGGAGCAGCTTATCATTG ATTCCTATGAGAAGCAACAGGCACAAGGCTCTGGTCGGAAAAAATTACTGTCTTCTACTCTAATTCCTCCACTAGAGATAACAGTGACAGAGGAACAAAGGAGACTCTTATG GTGTTACCACAAAAATCTGGAAGATCTGGGCCTTGAACTTGTATTTCCAGACACTAGTGATTCTCTGGTACTTGTGGGAAAAGTACCACTCTGTTTTGTGGAAAGAGAAGCCAATGAACTTCGGAGAGGAAGATCTACTGTGACCAAGAGTATCGTGGAG GAATTTATCCGAGAACAAGTGGAG CTGCTCCAGACCACAGGAGGCATCCAAGGGACATTGCCACTGACTGTCCAGAAGGTGCTGGCATCCCAAGCCTGCCATG gGGCCATTAAGTTTAATGATGGCCTGAGCTTACAGGAAAGTTGCCGCCTTATTGAAACTCTGTCCTCGTGCCAGCTGCCATTCCAGTGTGCTCACGGGAGACCTTCTATGCTGCCATTAGCTGACATAGACCACTTGGAGCAGGAAAAACAG ATTAAACCCAATCTCGCTAAACTTCGCAAAATGGCCCAGGCCTGGCGTCTCTTTGGAAAAGCAGAGTGTGATACAACGCAGAGCCTGCAGCAATCCATGCCTCCCTGTGAGCCACCATGA
- the MLH3 gene encoding DNA mismatch repair protein Mlh3 isoform X12 has protein sequence MSYLRMVLQQVDSKFIACLMSTKTEENGEAGGNLLVLVDQHAAHERIRLEQLIIDSYEKQQAQGSGRKKLLSSTLIPPLEITVTEEQRRLLWCYHKNLEDLGLELVFPDTSDSLVLVGKVPLCFVEREANELRRGRSTVTKSIVEEFIREQVELLQTTGGIQGTLPLTVQKVLASQACHGAIKFNDGLSLQESCRLIETLSSCQLPFQCAHGRPSMLPLADIDHLEQEKQIKPNLAKLRKMAQAWRLFGKAECDTTQSLQQSMPPCEPP, from the exons ATGTCGTACTTGAGAATG GTTCTCCAGCAAGTCGATAGCAAGTTTATTGCCTGCTTGATGAGCACTAAGACTGAAGAGAATGGCGAGGCAG GTGGAAACCTGCTCGTGCTGGTGGATCAGCACGCTGCCCATGAGCGTATCCGTCTGGAGCAGCTTATCATTG ATTCCTATGAGAAGCAACAGGCACAAGGCTCTGGTCGGAAAAAATTACTGTCTTCTACTCTAATTCCTCCACTAGAGATAACAGTGACAGAGGAACAAAGGAGACTCTTATG GTGTTACCACAAAAATCTGGAAGATCTGGGCCTTGAACTTGTATTTCCAGACACTAGTGATTCTCTGGTACTTGTGGGAAAAGTACCACTCTGTTTTGTGGAAAGAGAAGCCAATGAACTTCGGAGAGGAAGATCTACTGTGACCAAGAGTATCGTGGAG GAATTTATCCGAGAACAAGTGGAG CTGCTCCAGACCACAGGAGGCATCCAAGGGACATTGCCACTGACTGTCCAGAAGGTGCTGGCATCCCAAGCCTGCCATG gGGCCATTAAGTTTAATGATGGCCTGAGCTTACAGGAAAGTTGCCGCCTTATTGAAACTCTGTCCTCGTGCCAGCTGCCATTCCAGTGTGCTCACGGGAGACCTTCTATGCTGCCATTAGCTGACATAGACCACTTGGAGCAGGAAAAACAG ATTAAACCCAATCTCGCTAAACTTCGCAAAATGGCCCAGGCCTGGCGTCTCTTTGGAAAAGCAGAGTGTGATACAACGCAGAGCCTGCAGCAATCCATGCCTCCCTGTGAGCCACCATGA